The following nucleotide sequence is from Allocatelliglobosispora scoriae.
AGTGCGGCCGGGCCGCCAGCGGCGCGAGCACCTCCTCCAGCACCGGCAGGACCGCCTCGACGGCGGCGGCGTCGCGTACCCAGGTGAAGTGGATCGCGACGCTGTCACGCCCCTCGCACGGGCTGAGCCACAGGTCGTCGGCGGCGATGGTGCGGATCTCCGAGACCTGCAGGATCGGTGCGATCAGCTCGCGGCACCCGTCCAGTGCCCGCAGCGCCGTGGCGGCGTCGGCCCGGTCCACGAAATACTCCGTCTGCAGCTCGTCGCCCGCGCTCGGGGTGAATTCCAGCCGGAAGTGCGGCAACCGCTCGTGCCACGGGCCGGGCACCCCGAACTGCTCGGTGCAGGCGTCGGCCGCCACCGTCGCGATCGGATGCCGGGCCTCGGCCGCCGGATGCCCGCCCCACCAGGACTCCTCGATCTCCGGCACGTCGACGTGCTTACGCCAGACCTGGTCGATCACCGGTCCCGACCAGCTCGTGAAGGCGCTCACGCTGTATGCAGCCGACATCACCTCGTCGAAGTTCTCCACGAAGGCCGCCTGCGGCAGGTCCTCGTAGACGAGCTGCCGGACCTGATAGGTCGGCACGATCTCCAGCGTCAGCGCGGTCACCACGCCCAGCGCACCGAGCGACACCACCGCACCGGCGAACCCGTCGTCGCCCCGCCGCAGCGTCGCGAGCTCCCCGTCGGCCCGGACCAGCTCGATGCCGGTGACGGCGGTGGCGAGGTTGCCGTTGCCGACCCCGGACCCGTGCGTGCCGGTCGCGACCGCTCCGGCGACGGAGATGTGCGGCAGCGACGCCAGGTTGCGCAGGGCGAATCCGGCCGCGTCCAGCCAGGTCGCGAGCTCCCCATACCGAACCCCGGCCGGTACGCGGACCGCACCGCCCGCAGTGTCGAGCTCGATCCCGCCCGGCAACCCGGCGACGCTCACCATCTCTGCGTCGGAGTCGGCGAGCCGGTTGAACGAGTGCCCGGTGCCGAAGGCCCGGAGCCGCTCGGCGCCCGCCACGACGCGTCGCAGCTCGTCGAGGCTCGTCGGGCGGTGCACCCGCGCCGCCCGGTAGGTGACGTTGCCGGCCCAGTTGATCAGCGGTTCCCTCATCACCACCGCGATGATACGGACGCTCCTACCTGATCGGACGCTACGCTCGGGGCGTGAACGCGACCTGGGATCCCGCGGCGCCGGGCGTGCTGCGCCTGCCGTCGGGCCGGCTCGTCCGGGGCCGAGGGCTGAGCAAGCCGCTGCCGTCCGGCCCCGTGCCCGAGTTCGCGCTCTACCTGCTTGGTTACGAACCGCCCGCCGTCGCCTGGGAGTCCCGCTGGCTGCGCTGGCCGGACTTCCGGCTGCCGTCGGACCGGGAGGCGACCGCCGAGGCGCTGCGCGAGGCGCTGGCCAGATCCGCGTCCGAGCGTGTGGAGGTCGCCTGTGCCGGCGGGCGCGGGCGGACCGGCACGGCGCTCGCCTGCCTCGCCGTGCTCGACGGGGTGCCCGGGCCGGAGGCGGTCGCCTACGTGCGGGCGGGCTACGCCTCCAGCGCGGTCGAGACACCCTGGCAGCGCCGGTTCGTCCAGCGGTTCCAGTAGTCAGGCCTCGTCGCTGCCGCCCGCGAGGTCGCGCGCCGCCGCCTCCTGCTCGGCGTCGAAGCCTTCCAGGCCGGTACGCCGGTGCTGCTCCGCCTGCTCGGAGATCCACCTGGCGTGCGACTCCCACGCCGACTGCTTGCTCATCCCCAGCGCGGCACCGATCTGCGCCCACGAGGCACCGGCGGCCCGGGCACTGCGGACCGAGAGCTGGCGGCCGTATCCCGCCTTGCGCGCGATCACCTCGCCGAGCGCGAGCATCTGAAGCGCGTCGTCGGCCGAGAGCGGCTGCAGCGCCAGGGCGTCGCGCATCCGCAGCTCGTCATAGCGGGTGACCGCCGTCTGCAGGGTGAATTCCTTCTCAACGCTGTCCACGAGGCTCATGCCGTCAAGCCTGCCTGACGGACCGTCTCGGCGCCCACCCATTCCGCTACCGGCGAAGCGTTGACTTTGTCGCAATGTTTGACTCACTATATTGAGACAAACATTGCGACATTGGGGAGGGCATCATGTCGACCGGCATATCGCCATCAGAGCTTCAGCAGGCGGGCGCCTGGCTGACCGAGCGAGGC
It contains:
- a CDS encoding FAD-binding protein translates to MREPLINWAGNVTYRAARVHRPTSLDELRRVVAGAERLRAFGTGHSFNRLADSDAEMVSVAGLPGGIELDTAGGAVRVPAGVRYGELATWLDAAGFALRNLASLPHISVAGAVATGTHGSGVGNGNLATAVTGIELVRADGELATLRRGDDGFAGAVVSLGALGVVTALTLEIVPTYQVRQLVYEDLPQAAFVENFDEVMSAAYSVSAFTSWSGPVIDQVWRKHVDVPEIEESWWGGHPAAEARHPIATVAADACTEQFGVPGPWHERLPHFRLEFTPSAGDELQTEYFVDRADAATALRALDGCRELIAPILQVSEIRTIAADDLWLSPCEGRDSVAIHFTWVRDAAAVEAVLPVLEEVLAPLAARPHWGKVFTMAPEVVRERYRRITDFDALVRDLDPAGKFRNEFLDRYLG
- a CDS encoding protein-tyrosine phosphatase family protein codes for the protein MNATWDPAAPGVLRLPSGRLVRGRGLSKPLPSGPVPEFALYLLGYEPPAVAWESRWLRWPDFRLPSDREATAEALREALARSASERVEVACAGGRGRTGTALACLAVLDGVPGPEAVAYVRAGYASSAVETPWQRRFVQRFQ